In a genomic window of Balaenoptera ricei isolate mBalRic1 chromosome 3, mBalRic1.hap2, whole genome shotgun sequence:
- the LOC132363736 gene encoding ADP-ribosylation factor-like protein 1 — translation MKILILGLDGEGKTTILYRLQVGEVITTIPTVGFNVETVTYKNLKFQVWDLGGQTSIRPYWRCYYSNTDAVIYVVDSCDRDRIGVSKSDLVAMLEEEELRKAILVVFANKQDMEQAMTPSEMANSLGLPALKG, via the coding sequence atgaagattttaattttggGATTAGATGGAGAAGGAAAAACTACAATTTTGTACAGATTACAGGTTGGAGAAGTCATTACTACTATTCCTACCGTTGGATTTAATGTTGAGACGGTAACATACAAGAACCTAAAATTCCAAGTCTGGGATTTAGGAGGACAGACAAGTATCAGGCCATACTGGAGATGTTATTATTCAAACACAGATGCAGTCATTTATGTAGTAGACAGTTGTGACCGAGACCGAATTGGCGTTTCCAAATCAGACTTAGTTGCCATGTTGGAGGAAGAAGAGCTGAGAAAAGCCATTTTAGTGGTGTTTGCAAATAAGCAGGACATGGAACAGGCCATGACTCCCTCGGAAATGGCAAATTCACTTGGGTTACCTGCCTTGAAGGGCTGA